The Streptomyces europaeiscabiei genome window below encodes:
- a CDS encoding RpiB/LacA/LacB family sugar-phosphate isomerase — translation MRISVSSDMDEPVARFLLAELRGRGHEVLTHGALRTGDDPRWAVCSEAAAREVASGVSDQAVVCCWTGTGASIAANKVPGVRAALCTDAYTADGARRWNDANVLAIGLRLTSEPLLKEILDAWFAAEAGQDADDRENVAHVDRLDVSRGTGRAG, via the coding sequence ATGCGGATCTCCGTCTCCTCGGACATGGACGAGCCCGTCGCCCGCTTCCTCCTCGCGGAGTTGCGCGGCCGGGGCCACGAAGTACTGACCCATGGCGCGCTGCGCACCGGGGACGACCCCCGGTGGGCGGTCTGCTCGGAGGCGGCGGCGCGCGAGGTCGCCTCCGGGGTGTCGGACCAGGCCGTCGTGTGCTGCTGGACGGGTACCGGCGCGTCGATCGCCGCGAACAAGGTGCCCGGGGTACGGGCCGCCCTGTGCACGGACGCGTACACGGCCGACGGCGCCCGCCGCTGGAACGACGCCAACGTCCTGGCGATCGGGCTGCGGCTGACCTCCGAGCCGCTGCTGAAGGAGATCCTCGACGCCTGGTTCGCCGCCGAGGCCGGCCAGGACGCCGACGACCGGGAGAACGTGGCCCACGTGGACCGGCTCGACGTCAGTCGGGGTACCGGCCGGGCCGGATGA